The stretch of DNA atgtaagaattgatttttctccttatacttgtaatcgttttgcatgcataagatcattaaattttatgactaaaactttgaaccaaaatatgtgatatttaaaatatgatttctaacattgccttccctggaggtgacatctgcccttttcctgaggaaattgctgcaattggaggaTGGGGCCTAGAAAATATGTCTGTCATACCTTCTaactctcaagggtataaaaacaaatttagagatttgcttggactgactaaagctgaggttgaccgtcttgtgacctcaaaaggagtctgtatgcttgactttattgatcgatttaCAAAttgggaagacccttctatctctTATGTAACGAGGCATAGAGCATTCGGGTTTTGCGtactgcatggttatgtcctccaagggcatattgataaggaaatgagaggagatcctcgttatttgagcttgattgagcaaatagaGATGCGCAGGAGCCCATCTTGTCTGTGtctaggagagatcattttggggcTTGATAATACAAAGACAACTGTGAGCttccgtatttgggaagtcctatcattttgcaggtaagaaccttcACGTACAATAccaaccgttttttttttttttttttttttttcattgatcgttttttttttttttttgattttttttttggttggacattaattcccgtcttcttggtaggtttggcttatggagcgtctacggttgatcgagcccccagctaatgttCCAGGATATCATGCTaggtcgattgcaatgaggaccacgCTCTATATgatggacttcactcgggtttgcaactattgggagaacaagttgaaaaATGAAGGTGGTCCTTTGATCAGATGGgtcgtgccatggtggcatcttaagtcAGTCAGTGGAGTGTCATCCTTAGATCCTTCTCGGTCAgtacgcattcctggcttggaattcatggtatgcatcttcccagagagattgatgaggcaggtgGGCCTTAAACGGAAGATTCCcaagcttgataccgttccttAGACTGCAGTAGCACATACAATAGAGAGTCATAGAGAGTGGGCCCTTAACTGGGCTCAGAGAAACATGCAGTTCCTACATTCTTCTGTAAGTTCATTGTGGGTATCGGATTCCtattgcaatggaggaaggctactactcccgaggagcgcgaaaaattgaggaagcgcgagtcCGTTTACTACAAAATtcgtgaggtagcaaaggagaaccagaagtattTGACTGGGGGGAGGAAGAAGCCGaattccgagttgttcatccgtcgaagaaaccaaagacttctcctgccgcagagatggtggttgatcacaatggtaaagctagaccgcgagagagacctttggtgattaggtctgagatagcaCAGGAGCGCTCGGCTCGTGGTTGAGATAAAAAGTATGATACAAATGACAAAGGCAAGtgaaagatggaagagtagcctgagtcgtagtattatttattattattattatttgtaataaatggtgggggttttagaatcctagcctatttatttttcagTATTTTCATATTATGTGGcggattattattatttttggaagaaatgaataaaagattaattagttatgaaactattgtgatttcctttcttttattattcttgtcgaatttcaaatgcaaatgcaaatgtccttctatttacatttagaaTAATGGGCtgtatcctgcgaaggattgcctacgtattcatttaaaaaatgaaatcaaacccttgtgcgtagttcgagtaaatgtaaaagaataattgttctaagcaagagcttgtagcgaactagaaattgagcatgagctttacttactcgtagaatacaatttaatttatttgatgatacgaggatgacgaattgtcaaaatgcaagagcaaggtgacataagctttatttcagcaggccaggggccgtttttttATTTCATGTcacatgagcggcacgtgggtgttacgcgaggcgcgtttatatcctattctaggcataatatcgtttcagttggtcgaggttagttgggttggcaaattcattcccatttAGGTCTGTGAGTCTAACCGCACCCCCGGGAGTATTgacttgaccaagaatggtccggcccatTTGAGTTTGAACTTTCCTTGTCGATCGACATGGAGAAGTGCTCTAACTGATTTAAGGACTaaaagtctccttctttgatgtttctaggcttaacccttttgttgaaggctcgtttgatacgcgcctgatatgtttttttttttttttttttttgataaaatgtgagtatatatatcaaaaatataGGATTTACATGAAATGCAAATCCTTAATTACATAAGGTTCTTATGGCATAGCCAAGATACATCATTAGCACTCAAATTCTCCCTCCCTCTTCCTCTAATTCTAGCCTTCATGCTGTCATTTAGCTGCAAAACAACCTGTCTAGGGTGCATTAAGACCATATCATTCCTGCATTTGTTCCTCTGGAACCAGATAGCATATAGTGCCCCCAAGAACAAGGCAATATGAACTCCTCTCTGGACTGCTGTGCCTCCTCTATTAGCCCACCACATAAGATCAACTGTCATAGGGAAGCTACATCCAGTAATCTGCTGCATTGCCTGCATCACACGTCTGCTATATTGGCAATCAAAGAACAGATGAGCCAAGGACTCATCAGCTTGGCCACATAAAGTACAGCAAGCATCAACATCCATCCCATAAGTTATCAGTTTATCCACCGTATTCATAGCTTCATGTGCCACTAACCATCCCATGAACTGATGCTTAGGGAAAGCCCAACTGTTCCACACAACCTTACTCCAGCAAACAGGTGGACTAGCATTCCTGAGCCACTCATAGCAGCCACTAGGAGTGTACCCCGTAGGTTGAACCACCCACACCCCATCCACAAATCCCTGAGCCAAGTCATGTTTAACCTTACAAATCCTCCTCCAAACCCAGCTAGAATTAGTTGAGGGATTGTACTCAAACCAGTCCCTCCCTCTGAGATGATTACAATGTACCCACTGCACCCATAAGGAGTCTCTCTTCTCTGCAATCCAATTCACCAGACGACCCACCATTGCTTTATTCCACACCTCCTGATTCTTCAGGCCTAATCCTCCTTCTTCCTTAGGCTTACATATTTTGTCCCAAGCCACTAAAGGAACCCTCCTATATTCTGTACCATTTTCCCATAGAAAATTTCTACAAATGGCTTCTATGCTCTTGATGATGCCCTTTGGGAGGACAAACATCGAGGCCCAGTAAGAGTGCAGGGTATTTAGGACTGACTTAACCAACACAAGCCTGCCTGCATAAGAGAACTTTCGTGCTCCATAGTTATGAATCCTTGCACAGATtgcgcctgatatgtttgcacattatgtaatgcgcgaaACCTatgttcatccaagaggatgactTCTTCATATTTATCTCTTTTCCAATTGGCTTCTGGAATTTTGCTTTCGAGTAGGATGCGTAAGGATGGGATATCTAGTTTaactggttgcacagcttccatgccgtaagtcaaatagaaaggagtagccccaatgggcgtcctaacggatgtgcgatatccccataagaaGAACGGTATATTATtgggccaatctcgataattatcgatcattttcttgaggattgtgacaacattcttattggctgcctccaccgcgccattagtttgtggcaTGTATGGCgaagaatggtggtgtttgattttgtacttggctagcaattgttcagtctcagcctggaaatgtgatccattgtcactgaagATTTAGTGTGGGctaccatatcgacagatgatattggtttgtatgaactttgccacgttctttgatgtgagactagtgtaagttgatacttctacccatttggtgaaatagtcgatcgccaccaaaatgaaatagtgacctcctgttccggctggggtgatcttcccgatgatgtcgattccctaagcagaaaatggccaaggagatgccATGGTGTAGAGTactgaaggagggacatgttgcacattcccgaagatttggcagttgtgacaatgtctgacatacttgatgcaatcggattccattatggtccagtaatatcccagacgcgtgattttctttgccatcattggtccactcatgtgagggccacattctccatcatggacttcttccatcaccttttgtgcctgtgaatgatcaaggtaaCGTAAAACGACACCAAGAGGTgctcttttgtacaactctccatGCATGAGGAcatattgagaggctagtaggcgcatagcacgttgtcctctcttatccatatccggcggatatgtaccattgagcttgaattTTAGAATGGCCTGAAACCAAGGCTcccctgggttttcttcttcatctgtgatttggtgcacatagactggttctgaccgtcgttcgatgcataaaggcatttctaccatatcatctGTCATGTTAATCAgaaatgcaagttttgcaagagcgtctgcaaactgattttcttctcgaggtagatgtagataagtcacttgatcgaagaattgggcaacttcatctatcctggcctgatagggtgctagactttcacttcgaattttccaagatcccgtaatttggttgatgatcaaggagaATCTCCGAGAACTCGGAGATTTCTGATGCCTAAaactactgctgcttgtagtccaataAGGTAAGCTTCATATTCTACTGCGtcatttgtcacctcgaagtcgagtttgaccgatagtggtgtatgctcaccttcagaataaatgagcaatactcctattccaaaccctcttaggttcgatgctccatcaaaataaagctCACAAGAGTCTACACTGTTTgtagtatgtcctcgtctgggaatgaccatgtgtctactgCCTGGTTGTCGTTAatgggattatctgcgaagaactcggcgatggcacgcccttttataaccttcagaggtacgtatttgagatcgaactctgagagcattaatgCCCACCTTGCCAAgtgtccattgagaacgggtttttcgaagaggtatttgacaggatccattttggagtacaccttgacgaagtagctaagcatgtaatggcgtagcttctttgttgcccacacaagagcgaggcatgtcttttcgagtggtgtatacttgcattcatactcaaagaacttcttactaaggtagtagatagctctttcttctttt from Silene latifolia isolate original U9 population chromosome 10, ASM4854445v1, whole genome shotgun sequence encodes:
- the LOC141608268 gene encoding uncharacterized protein LOC141608268; amino-acid sequence: MFVLPKGIIKSIEAICRNFLWENGTEYRRVPLVAWDKICKPKEEGGLGLKNQEVWNKAMVGRLVNWIAEKRDSLWVQWVHCNHLRGRDWFEYNPSTNSSWVWRRICKVKHDLAQGFVDGVWVVQPTGYTPSGCYEWLRNASPPVCWSKVVWNSWAFPKHQFMGWLVAHEAMNTVDKLITYGMDVDACCTLCGQADESLAHLFFDCQYSRRVMQAMQQITGCSFPMTVDLMWWANRGGTAVQRGVHIALFLGALYAIWFQRNKCRNDMVLMHPRQVVLQLNDSMKARIRGRGRENLSANDVSWLCHKNLM